The Ornithodoros turicata isolate Travis chromosome 7, ASM3712646v1, whole genome shotgun sequence genome includes a region encoding these proteins:
- the LOC135399742 gene encoding uncharacterized protein K02A2.6-like: protein MGSYHRCGRELSVVNGLLHRGERLVVPRTLNSRLLEMAHETHPGIVRTKQRLRDFYWWPGMDSQVEKMVHDFSICQSADKSAKVASALLHPVVFSATPWSKLGMDIVGPFEDSPPSCRYAITLMDYHSKWPEISFAPAVTTSTVVFYYVFSRAGYPNETVTDNVPQFASTHFKSFLRERGIQHTTVSVYYPQANGQVERFNRVFKDTIEVATLQRKDIKLAILEHLAVYRSTPHATTGVSPAVLLHGRNFRTRVNVVGLQKPSATPDMSRIKARVSSKQSKQKVYTDDKRSARFRQFTPGDYVRVRLSGRRKKRRPNFSTPLRIIASRGPLSFLLEDGRIWHSSKFTPFYGELRPPEGQVQPDEPSSFVYSWWPIDHNAPVSDSAYVSPQNQAPHKGARVHPLPPLEQQEPPLRRSTRQRSAPVRYPANENDAPHDTADDRVH from the coding sequence ATGGGTTCGTACCATCGCTGCGGACGTGAACTTTCAGTTGTGAATGGACTTCTGCATCGTGGCGAACGTTTAGTGGTCCCACGTACATTAAATTCCAGGCTGCTTGAGATGGCACACGAGACGCACCCTGGAATTGTGCGTACAAAGCAGCGACTCAGGGATTTCTACTGGTGGCCCGGGATGGATTCCCAAGTGGAAAAGATGGTGCACGATTTCTCTATCTGTCAGTCTGCTGACAAATCTGCCAAGGTTGCATCTGCACTTTTGCACCCAGTTGTATTTTCAGCTACACCCTGGTCAAAACTGGGAATGGACATAGTTGGACCGTTCGAAGACTCTCCTCCTTCGTGCCGTTACGCCATAACGCTTATGGATTACCATAGCAAGTGGCCAGAAATTTCATTTGCGCCCGCTGTTACAACGTCTACAGTCGTATTCTACTACGTATTCAGTCGCGCAGGCTACCCCAACGAGACAGTCACAGACAATGTCCCGCAATTTGCGTCCACACACTTCAAATCCTTCCTGCGAGAACGAGGTATTCAGCACACGACAGTATCCGTCTACTATCCACAAGCCAACGGTCAAGTTGAACGTTTCAACAGAGTGTTCAAGGACACCATAGAAGTTGCAACACTACAGCGCAAAGATATCAAACTCGCAATCCTTGAGCATCTCGCGGTATACAGAAGCACACCGCACGCTACAACAGGTGTCTCGCCAGCAGTGCTTCTGCACGGTCGGAACTTTCGAACGCGCGTCAACGTGGTAGGACTTCAAAAGCCCTCAGCAACACCCGACATGTCGAGAATTAAGGCACGTGTGTCGTCAAAACAGAGTAAGCAGAAGGTCTACACCGACGACAAGCGATCTGCAAGGTTCCGCCAATTCACGCCGGGAGACTATGTTCGAGTGCGCCTATCAGGTCGCCGAAAGAAACGACGGCCAAATTTTTCTACGCCTTTGAGAATAATCGCTTCCCGGGGACCACTATCTTTTTTACTGGAAGACGGCAGGATATGGCATTCGTCGAAGTTTACACCATTTTATGGTGAGCTGAGGCCACCAGAAGGCCAAGTACAACCGGACGAACCGTCCTCTTTCGTCTACTCTTGGTGGCCTATTGATCATAACGCACCTGTTTCGGACAGTGCATATGTCTCCCCTCAAAACCAAGCTCCGCACAAAGGCGCAAGAGTACATCCGCTGCCACCTCTCGAACAGCAGGAGCCGCCTCTACGCAGAAGTACACGACAACGTTCCGCTCCTGTCCGTTACCCGGCAAACGAGAACGACGCACCACATGACACTGCCGACGACAGAGTGCACTAA